The Streptomyces sp. HUAS CB01 genome has a segment encoding these proteins:
- a CDS encoding glycoside hydrolase family 75 protein, producing MSRCFKTVAACGAALLVAAVLPATATARHAYEGSVSARELLAKVRSCTQISDGLFRTDADQEESIPVCGTSSVVFWKADLDIDCDGLSSPECNPDTDEYWQPETAYWDSEGYPLDSADLPFIVVPAASPLWDYGYSRIRGGTVAAVIYRDRLVYAVVGDAGPTDLIGEASHATARALGIDPDPAVGGVSSGVTYILFRDSQVAPIESHRAAVTLGDRLARKFVGRS from the coding sequence GTGTCCCGTTGCTTCAAGACCGTCGCCGCGTGCGGCGCGGCACTGCTCGTCGCGGCCGTTCTGCCGGCCACCGCCACCGCCCGCCACGCCTACGAGGGCTCCGTGAGCGCGCGCGAACTCCTGGCCAAGGTCAGGAGTTGCACACAGATATCCGACGGACTGTTCCGGACCGACGCGGACCAGGAGGAGTCCATACCGGTGTGCGGCACCAGTTCGGTGGTCTTCTGGAAGGCGGACCTCGACATCGACTGCGACGGGCTGAGCAGCCCGGAGTGCAACCCCGACACCGACGAGTACTGGCAGCCCGAGACCGCGTACTGGGACTCCGAGGGATACCCGCTGGACTCCGCCGACCTGCCGTTCATCGTCGTACCGGCGGCGAGTCCCCTGTGGGACTACGGCTACTCGCGCATCCGCGGGGGCACCGTGGCCGCCGTCATCTACCGCGACCGGCTCGTGTACGCCGTGGTCGGCGACGCCGGACCGACCGATCTCATCGGCGAGGCGTCGCACGCCACCGCCCGGGCGCTGGGCATAGACCCCGATCCGGCCGTAGGGGGCGTCAGCTCCGGTGTGACCTACATCCTGTTCCGGGACTCGCAGGTCGCCCCCATCGAGTCGCACCGGGCCGCCGTGACACTGGGTGACAGGCTGGCGCGGAAGTTCGTCGGTCGCTCGTGA
- a CDS encoding PHP domain-containing protein translates to MDPVEALDRIAFLLERSGAPTYRVRAFRTASAAVAALGEGEVADRAAAGSLESVRGLGPKTAQVVREALAGEVPAYLRRLEEDAGAHPDENAPGARLRAALRGDCHLHSDWSDGGSPIEAMGRAAAALGHEWAVLTDHSPRLTVARGLSPERLREQLDVVAELNRTWEPFRLLTGIECDILPDGSLDQEPELLDRLDVVVASAHSKLRMEARPMTRRLVAAVTDPLVDVLGHCTGRLLKGRDGGRGRPESEFDADEVFAACVEAGTAVEINCRPDRLDPPRRLLRRAVEAGTLFTIDTDAHAPGQLDWQINGCARAEECGVPESRVVNTRGADAVLRWTRTGELQGAG, encoded by the coding sequence GTGGACCCGGTGGAGGCACTGGACCGGATCGCCTTCCTGCTGGAGCGGTCCGGGGCCCCCACGTACCGGGTGCGTGCCTTCCGGACGGCGTCCGCGGCGGTCGCGGCCCTCGGCGAGGGCGAGGTCGCCGACCGGGCCGCGGCCGGCTCGCTGGAGTCGGTACGGGGCCTCGGGCCCAAGACCGCCCAGGTCGTCCGGGAGGCCCTGGCCGGCGAGGTGCCGGCGTATCTGCGGCGGCTTGAGGAGGACGCGGGCGCGCATCCCGACGAGAACGCGCCGGGGGCGCGGCTGCGCGCGGCGCTCCGCGGGGACTGTCATCTGCACTCGGACTGGTCCGACGGCGGCAGCCCCATCGAGGCCATGGGACGCGCCGCGGCCGCCCTCGGGCACGAATGGGCCGTGCTCACCGACCACTCCCCCAGGCTCACGGTCGCACGCGGGCTCAGCCCGGAGCGGCTGCGGGAGCAACTGGACGTGGTCGCCGAACTCAACCGGACCTGGGAGCCGTTCCGGCTTCTCACCGGCATCGAGTGCGACATCCTGCCGGACGGCTCGCTCGACCAGGAGCCGGAACTTCTCGACCGGCTGGACGTGGTGGTGGCGTCCGCGCACTCCAAACTCCGCATGGAGGCACGGCCGATGACCCGACGGTTGGTCGCAGCGGTGACCGACCCGCTCGTCGACGTCCTCGGCCACTGCACGGGAAGGCTGCTGAAAGGGCGTGACGGAGGCCGCGGAAGACCGGAGTCGGAGTTCGACGCGGACGAGGTGTTCGCGGCGTGCGTCGAGGCCGGCACGGCGGTGGAGATCAACTGCCGCCCGGACCGGCTGGATCCGCCGCGCCGGCTGCTGCGGCGTGCGGTCGAGGCGGGCACGCTCTTCACGATCGACACCGACGCCCACGCTCCGGGCCAGCTCGACTGGCAGATCAACGGCTGCGCACGGGCCGAGGAGTGCGGGGTACCGGAGTCGCGCGTGGTCAACACCCGCGGTGCGGACGCGGTGCTGCGCTGGACGCGGACCGGGGAACTGCAGGGCGCGGGCTGA